From Toxorhynchites rutilus septentrionalis strain SRP chromosome 2, ASM2978413v1, whole genome shotgun sequence, a single genomic window includes:
- the LOC129765357 gene encoding uncharacterized protein LOC129765357 isoform X1, translated as MLVSAVQNIWFLLLSICVVAHNENQFEATLGCLQYNAHQGYNFAHPYYSTAVFKHIHKTSQNVTTMRMGVLGKIDCNIRLSPLEYPYDNTEMNEIILSGWSNTKNAVRRYTRTHPNKYNNEAILKFQGSVGLLSEFKPLMFTMEIHPSGELKLTKDDDVKPFFTFQDAKLSFSYIGFCNYEVPLIYFYDCPLEVDLRDCSGIVLS; from the exons ATGCTCGTAAGCGCAGTGCAAAATATTTGGTTTCTACTCTTGTCGATCTGTGTTGTTGCCCATAACGAGAACCAATTCGAAG cAACATTGGGGTGCTTGCAATACAATGCGCACCAGGGATATAACTTCGCTCATCCGTACTATTCGACAGCGGTCTTCAAACACATTCACAAAACAAGTCAGAATGTCACAACGATGCGAATGGGTGTGCTCGGTAAAATTGATTGTAACATCCGTTTGTCTCCGTTAGAATATCCTTACGATAACACGGAAATGAACGAAATAA TACTTTCCGGGTGGTCCAATACGAAAAATGCGGTTCGTCGATATACTCGAACTCATCCCAATAAGTACAATAACGAAGCCATCTTGAAGTTCCAAGGAAGCGTGGGATTGCTGTCGGAGTTCAAACCGCTGATGTTCACAATGGAAATACACCCCAGTGGCGAACTGAAACTCACCAAGGATGATGACGTGAAACCTTTTTTTACGTTCCAGGATGCCAAACTGTCGTTCAGTTACATAGGATTTTGTAACTATGAAGTGCCGCTGATTTACTTTTACGATTGTCCCCTAGAGGTGGACCTCAGGGATTGTAGTGGCATTGTATTAAGTTAA
- the LOC129765357 gene encoding uncharacterized protein LOC129765357 isoform X2: protein MLVSAVQNIWFLLLSICVVAHNENQFEATLGCLQYNAHQGYNFAHPYYSTAVFKHIHKTSQNVTTMRMGVLGKIDCNIRLSPLEYPYDNTEMNEIRCQTVVQLHRIL, encoded by the exons ATGCTCGTAAGCGCAGTGCAAAATATTTGGTTTCTACTCTTGTCGATCTGTGTTGTTGCCCATAACGAGAACCAATTCGAAG cAACATTGGGGTGCTTGCAATACAATGCGCACCAGGGATATAACTTCGCTCATCCGTACTATTCGACAGCGGTCTTCAAACACATTCACAAAACAAGTCAGAATGTCACAACGATGCGAATGGGTGTGCTCGGTAAAATTGATTGTAACATCCGTTTGTCTCCGTTAGAATATCCTTACGATAACACGGAAATGAACGAAATAA GATGCCAAACTGTCGTTCAGTTACATAGGATTTTGTAA